The Deltaproteobacteria bacterium genome contains the following window.
CGCTGCGCTTTGCTCAGGACAGGCTCCGCGACGAGGAATCTCAACAGGGCAGGGCGAACACGAGATTCCTCGCCTCCACTTCGTTTTGGCTCGGAATGACAATCCCTTATGGTTCTGTGGACAAAGGACTTGTCTCTATGCTGCATTCTGCATTGTCGTCACCCGATCTTCGCTGCCTGCCCGCCATCGACCGGTAAGATCACGCCGGTGACGAATTTCGCTTCGTCGGAATTCAAGAACAACGCCGCGTGAGCGATATCCCAGCCGGTCCCCATTTTGGCACCCAGCGGCACGATGGCATCGCGCTCCTTGCGCAGTTGCTCCCGAGAAATCCCCCGCGCTTTAGAAATCCCTTCGATGGCCATTGGCGTATCCATGAGCCCAGGCATGATGCAGTTCACGCGGATACCGTACTTGGCATTGGACAGCGCCAACTGATTGGTAATCGCGTTTACGCCGGCTTTGGAGGTTTTGTAGGCCAGAATACCCACGTTGCACACGGCGGCGATCGACGAGATGTTCAGAATCGCGCCGCTACCCTGGCCGCGCATGATGGGAATGACATGCTTGCAGGGCATGATCACGCTTTTCATGTTGACAGCTAAAATGCGGTCCCACGCCTCTTCAGTAACCTGATTCAGCCC
Protein-coding sequences here:
- a CDS encoding SDR family oxidoreductase, with amino-acid sequence MGDRLKDKIAIVVGAGQTPGETIGNGRASALLYAREGAKVLVVDYRLSSAEDTCAMIAKEGGTAVPFQADATKSEDCKKMAEACVRQFGRIDILHNNVGIGDNDGGLNQVTEEAWDRILAVNMKSVIMPCKHVIPIMRGQGSGAILNISSIAAVCNVGILAYKTSKAGVNAITNQLALSNAKYGIRVNCIMPGLMDTPMAIEGISKARGISREQLRKERDAIVPLGAKMGTGWDIAHAALFLNSDEAKFVTGVILPVDGGQAAKIG